CAATTATTCAAGATGGAACTGCATATATCCGGCGAGGTGTTTAGACGTGCTCACATGCATTCCTATTCCTAATACAGACATCACCTCATCCCTTCACATGCAATGAACTGTATACTGAGATACACAAGGCAATATAGTTGCAGCACGGAGAAATGGATCTGAAAAGATGGTGGCCTCTGTTTAGCACTGTTAGCCGCTGATTATGAAATGCCAGGCCATCAAAAGGACCACACACATTGAAGACTACACTAACAGAAcaatcacaattcacaaaGTTCACACTGCCATTTCCTGTTTACCAGTATAAAAACTGCAGGAGCACTAAACAATCAGATTGAAGATATCATTTTCTCACATGAAATTGGTTCCAACTTGTGCTTCATCAAACCATTGATTTTTAAAAttactgtatttttttgttatacTCTCTAACCAATTGTGGTTATAATGTATCATGATACAATGATGGACAGCAAATACATACATGATCACAAGAGCTCAATCACATATTTGCCCCCTGCAAGAGTATATGTCTGACAATACAAAAATAAGAAAGTAACATAACTTTCAACCCGAAGTCGACAAAAAGACTGACTTGTTGTTTCCGTTTTATACTATAACAAGTAGTAATCAACTCAACTCCCACTGGCATACACTTTCAGATAACCTGAATTGctgtttctgttttcttgAAAATTGACAGTTCATACTATTGCATTCAACCATCCAGACATGAAAATCATAACTACTGATTGATTTAATATATCTAGTTCATAATCAGAAAGCATAATCAGATAATTCGAGCACTTGAACAGCAGAGCTAGAGTCGCTATCATATCAGTTATACCAATTACTAGTGACCAAAGAACATGTAAAAATTCTAATATGCCGCACAAACTTGCTAGCAATCACAAACTCACAACTAACCAAAAATGAATAATACACCGTGGTTAGATTGATCAGCCCCGACAAAACAAGTAATCTAATTCAACAACAGTGGGTTATGATAGCAAGAACTGAAGATGTACTTTTATCACAGCAGTATTCACAAAGGAAATACTAGATTCTAATATTCTCATGAgaacaaaatattttataCCAGAGGTCCTAAGAGTATGGACCACCATACAGGAAACTAACATGAATTTCAGTAAGACATATGGTTCAGAGAGAACTGAATGTCGATCAGAACTATTTCAATTGAACAAAAGAAACAGAGTCATGATGTACTTCCTTCTCTCCTGTGGTACAGAATGTCACTAAAAGAATCTATCGTGGTCTTTAAAATGCACCGCCTGTCCCCAAAATGATTGAAAAATCTTCTGAGCAGTGTCATCCTAAGAACCAACTAATGGAACCAGGGAGTGAATGCTCAGCTATGGGAAGCAAACAGAAGCAACAGTTTTCCAACACTAGGCTACTTAATGATCGTTTCATTTCACTTGAAGAAGGCGCTGAGTAATATGAGCCCCTCAAAATCTGATGAATTAAGCACGGGATCAGATCTCTGATACACACCGTCAGAAGAGGGGCATCCAGAAACTGAACAGTCAGTCATCTTGCGCTGCTCGTGCTGCCATTCCGACCACGCAAACCCTTGCTATTGCTACTGCCGTGCTGCTTCAGCTTCACAGCCAACTCAGGCATGTAGTACTCAAGATACCACCGTACAAACTTCTTGAGCCCTGTTTGGAGATCAGTTGATGGCTGGTACCCAAGCTCCCGCTGTGCAAGGCTGATGTTAGCATGTGTGTAAGGCACATCCCCATTCCTTGGCATCTTAACAACTCTCCTCACAGCCTTCACCTTGAGCATCTTCTCCAGTAAATCCACCAGCTGTGTCACCGGCACAGGAGACGTGTTCCCCAAATTGTATGTCCTGAATGGCGCCGGCCCTCGCTTTTTGCCACCGCTGCCTGTGCTCCGCCCAGCTGTATCCAATGCCGCAACACACCCTTTCACAATATCATCAATGTAGGTGAAATCCCGGGAAATTGTGGTCTGGTGTGTGCCTCCACCAGAACTCTCATACACCGTGATTGGTCGACCAGCAAGAATGTCCCGGGTGAAGAAGAAGTATGCCATGTCGGGGCGCCCCCACGGCCCATAGACGGTAAAAAACCGGAGGGCGGTGAGCGAGAGCCCATAGATGTGGTTGTAGACATGAGCGATCTCCTCACCAGCCTTCTTGGTCGCTGCATACAGAGACGCTGGTCGGTCCGTCCTGTCATGCTCGGAGAAAGGCACATGAGAGTTCAGTCCGTACACTGAAGACGAAGATGCCCAGACGATCGCCGGCTGCGGGTCGGCTGCGCGCGCCGCCTCAAGCAGCGCCACGAGTCCGGCCACGTTTGCCCGTACATAGGACATCGGGTCAACGAGCGCGTGCCGCACGCCTGCCTGAGCAGCGAGATGCAGGACGTGCGTGAAAGGCGCGACATCGAACAGCTTGGCGAGGAGCTCGGCGTCCGCGATGTCGCCGTCGACAACGTAGACCCCCGAGCGTGCGAGTAGTGCGGCCCGGCCGCGCTTGAGGGCGGGGTCGTAGTAGTCGTTGAAGTTATCGAGTCCGAGTACGCCGTCGCCCCGGCGGCgcagcgcggcggccgcgtggCAGCCGACGAAGCCCGCGGCCCCCGTGACGAGGACGGAGAGGCCACGCCCGTTGGTCCGTCTGACCCGCGCGGAGGCCCGCACCTTCTTCTCccaggcggcgccgccccagGTGGCGGAAGGGGATGCGTGGAGGGAGCGGCGCGGGGAGTCGGGGGAGGCGCgcggggcgggggcggcggagggggagaggaggaggaaggcgaggagTAGCGAGAGGGAGCAGACGGACCAGAAGGCGAGCTTGGAGAGGAGCGACGTCGCGGAGGAGTGGTGGTGGCGCGgggggaggcggtggtggtggtagtgGTGGAACTGCGACTTgacggccgccgcgccggccgccgccgccgccgagcctgGCGCGCCGGTCAGCTGCGGCGCCATCTCGATCTGCGGCAATGCGGCTGCTCGCTGGATCTCGGGATTGGGTGGGGTTTGGAGGGCTTTTTGCTTTCCGTTTTCTCGCGATGGTTTTGATTCGTTCCGGCGTCTCCGTTTAGGGCGATTTTGTTTCCCCCGGCGCTACATTTGAGGAGAAATCGTGGggatttctctttcttttttagatTTTCTAGGAGCCAGCCAATGACTGCCTGGGCTTTCGTACATCTGCCGAATAATCCCCCcgtttcctttccttttctgtcTGGCTTTATTATGGGCCATAGATTATTATTTATGGACTTGCGCAGAAAAAATTGCGAAGGCGATAGATCCGCGCTTCGAATTTGAAAACGTGGAACTGTTGCCAAAGATACTGGATTTACGGGACGCCATGTACTGGTAACATATCGTAACATTCCAATTTTAGGGTCAAACAGTAACTTGTGAACGTGAGTTCCTGCGAAACCAACTGCAAACTGCAAAAGTACAAATATAAATGTGATCCGCAGTGCACACGGGAAGCCCCAAAATCTAAAAAAGAGTAGGTGGAGTTGCTGCGGAAAATGCAACCCAGTTTTCTCCCTTCCGTTTCTCCCGTTTGCCCCTTTTTGAAATCTGTGGAGCCGTGGCAGGCAGTTACCGAGATTTTGCTGCATTTTCGTCTGGTTGTTGGGGGACCTCGGATTAGTTGTTCAAAATCATGGCTAATCGTTATCTGGTGCGATTTTCGGATGTGTACCGGGCAGGGAGGGAATCGAGTGGCCAGTGGGGTGCTGGTCCTACGAAAGGTCGGATCACGGGATAAGGATTGGCATTTCAGCCATGAAATCGGATAAAGCACCGTCGATCGTCGAGCTTGTTGTTCTTGCCGATGATGAGCCTTGGTTGCGTTCGTCTTTCTGTCGCACATACGTTCGTGTCTCACATGCTGTCGCACATGACATGATCTATTGATCTGCACGTATTGCACTGCCAGTCAACACGAAATGAAAGCCGTGATAAACACTCacatgtcacatgttgcatAAGATGTGCAGCTGGTGCATAGTAGTACGCGCTCGGAGCACTAAACAATTGGACAGTGATTGGATGCTATTTgagttattattattattcctTCCCTGTTGGTAGAAAAGATAGATAAACGGCATCGTGTGTTTGAGTGCGTATCAAGGTTAAGCATTTTGACTTGAGAATGAAGCGTCATCGGTCCAATTGGTAGCAGGTGGCGCCGGTGCAGAGTTCAACGCCAAGTTCCACAccagatcagatcagatccACACGATGAATTCGAAAACTTCCATCAGGATCTCCCTGCTGGCCAAGCCCCGTGCTTCCTCGTTCTTCAGTCGACAACAAAACCCGAATAGAATCCGTCGACATATATCCAGCCAGATGGAGAAAGGTAATAGCTTGACGATTCTACGACGATGTATACCGTGTTGCATCACTGCTCGAGTTTTTGCTGTTATTGCATCAGCTGGGTCTCCGGACTGGGCGCGTTGCCGTGGTCGGTGGCTCGGCGCGTGCACGCAAGAGACGTGGCGCGCGTGCTCCGGCTCGGCTGTCGTCGTCGGCTTCCCATCGGTGTTGGAACGCCCGTCCGTGCTTAACTTGAGGTTCGGTGGCGCCTACACGTGCCCATACGTCCATGGGGAAAGATCTGAATGAGATGTCCTCTGCACGTTCGTATGCATTTCCTGTTCTCCTCTCCCGTACCGACGAACGAGTGGCCACTCCCGCAACAACCACTTCAGGTCTCTATCCGGCATAGAAGTATCAGGCCTTTCCAACATGCAAGAAACGAACCATGGAACCACAGTGTAACATGATACGTGGAGTACCAATGTACGAAGCCGTAAAATTTCTCTGGAGAAAGACACGGTGAAAATAAAGCTACACCCTTTTCAGCTTGGACCCTGTCGGGCCGCTTGGCCCAGCTGAAAGCCAGAAACTAGCCTGGACCAACCCATTTGTTTTGATTTATTGTAATGGTTTCTTTGAAAACCAGTTGTCTGGTCAGGATAGCTGAGAAATTGAGCCCAAATCTTACGCCCAGCGAACACCTTTCAGCCTTTGGAACTTCGATATGGAGACcattttcttttcgaaaagaaaaagaataagaaaTGAAGACTATTCCAGCAACGCAATACATTTCCAGCCAGTTTTACTTGAATCTCTAGGTCCTAcgtaatacggagtacatagTACCATGATATACCCCCATCTTTCCCCTTGTATTGGttagataaaataaaaagttaTTGGACCCCGTCCATTCGATTCTCCACCAAGCTCTACATGTTACATTCTTGACCAGCAGCAAGACCTTCTCTCACAAAAGTTACCATCGATGCAACTCTACACGGTTGCCATTGACCCTATTAGCATCTAGGAAGGACAAAGAACACTGTCGACAAAACAGTATGAGGCAAACCAAGCAGCACCGACAGTGCTCTTC
This is a stretch of genomic DNA from Brachypodium distachyon strain Bd21 chromosome 1, Brachypodium_distachyon_v3.0, whole genome shotgun sequence. It encodes these proteins:
- the LOC100838631 gene encoding UDP-glucuronate 4-epimerase 3, which produces MAPQLTGAPGSAAAAAGAAAVKSQFHHYHHHRLPPRHHHSSATSLLSKLAFWSVCSLSLLLAFLLLSPSAAPAPRASPDSPRRSLHASPSATWGGAAWEKKVRASARVRRTNGRGLSVLVTGAAGFVGCHAAAALRRRGDGVLGLDNFNDYYDPALKRGRAALLARSGVYVVDGDIADAELLAKLFDVAPFTHVLHLAAQAGVRHALVDPMSYVRANVAGLVALLEAARAADPQPAIVWASSSSVYGLNSHVPFSEHDRTDRPASLYAATKKAGEEIAHVYNHIYGLSLTALRFFTVYGPWGRPDMAYFFFTRDILAGRPITVYESSGGGTHQTTISRDFTYIDDIVKGCVAALDTAGRSTGSGGKKRGPAPFRTYNLGNTSPVPVTQLVDLLEKMLKVKAVRRVVKMPRNGDVPYTHANISLAQRELGYQPSTDLQTGLKKFVRWYLEYYMPELAVKLKQHGSSNSKGLRGRNGSTSSAR